A window of the Candidatus Gastranaerophilales bacterium genome harbors these coding sequences:
- a CDS encoding 4-alpha-glucanotransferase — protein sequence MFLRLDYIGTQNMPETQTILKLGQDYKQTIRKALELLNKKQFSLIIHGASFPSVEFQDTGMGSFCSEGAKKLVDFAQGIFTSIQLGPAGKTKAIDASPYTGTVFSNNPLFIDLYELTQDNYANLLSSETFNSIVENNPNKGVNKVAYSYIFTNQMTALKEAFSSFNLKLVKKDKQAVAMKKELDKFTAQNNDWLEKDALYEALSVKHNNDYWPAWDDEIDRNLFNMNTKEGQIASAQRIKEIQSKYVNEIEFYNFCQFIAAKQKEEMKNYALSKGIKMIADRQVAFSDRDCWANQALFLKGWCLGCPPDYFSKDGQAWGFSVMNPEKMFNKNGSLGEGGKLMFNLYRKMFKENPGGVRIDHFVGLVDPWVYKEGFKPKAQEGAGRLYSSPEHPELSRYAIAKESDLNLEFDSDSEYRVKSLTKEQISRYAALIEKIVMAAAKAEGIGKDSIICEDLGTLTYPVEKVMEQFELSGMRLTQFVKPEKPEHPYRGINTDANSWIMVGTHDNEPVSMWAKSMINTAEGYLHAKNLSADLCLDKNYIDSYAVELSKNAQELTKAKLVELFTANSQNIQLFFTDFFGIEDVYNKPGTSGEQNWSLRLPNNFEWFYFNQLAKGKAANLAQILIYALKVKGLDAGNYDLVKKLEEYAFI from the coding sequence ATGTTTTTACGATTAGACTATATAGGTACGCAAAACATGCCTGAAACTCAAACTATTTTAAAGCTTGGACAAGACTATAAACAAACGATTAGAAAAGCACTGGAATTGCTTAATAAGAAACAATTTTCATTGATTATCCATGGTGCAAGTTTCCCTTCTGTTGAATTTCAAGATACAGGCATGGGGTCTTTTTGCTCGGAAGGAGCCAAGAAACTGGTTGATTTTGCGCAAGGAATTTTCACAAGCATTCAGCTTGGACCTGCCGGAAAAACAAAAGCTATCGATGCTTCACCTTATACGGGGACAGTTTTTTCGAATAATCCTTTGTTTATAGACTTATATGAATTAACGCAGGATAATTATGCAAACCTTTTGAGCAGCGAAACTTTTAACTCAATAGTTGAAAACAACCCTAACAAAGGAGTTAACAAAGTAGCTTACTCTTATATCTTTACAAATCAAATGACGGCCCTGAAAGAAGCTTTCAGCTCGTTCAACCTTAAACTTGTTAAAAAGGATAAGCAGGCTGTTGCAATGAAAAAAGAGCTTGATAAATTTACTGCCCAAAATAATGACTGGCTTGAAAAGGATGCTCTTTATGAAGCATTATCGGTAAAGCATAACAATGATTACTGGCCTGCATGGGATGATGAAATTGACAGAAATCTTTTCAATATGAATACAAAGGAAGGTCAAATTGCCTCAGCACAAAGAATTAAAGAAATTCAATCCAAATATGTTAACGAAATTGAGTTTTATAATTTCTGCCAGTTCATAGCGGCAAAACAAAAAGAAGAAATGAAGAATTATGCGCTTTCTAAAGGCATAAAAATGATAGCGGACAGGCAAGTGGCTTTTTCAGACAGAGATTGCTGGGCTAATCAGGCATTGTTCTTAAAAGGCTGGTGTTTGGGCTGTCCTCCGGATTATTTTTCAAAAGACGGTCAGGCATGGGGTTTTAGTGTTATGAACCCTGAGAAAATGTTTAACAAAAACGGCTCTTTGGGTGAAGGCGGCAAACTAATGTTTAACCTTTACAGGAAGATGTTTAAAGAAAACCCCGGCGGTGTCAGGATTGACCACTTTGTGGGATTGGTCGACCCTTGGGTTTACAAAGAAGGATTTAAGCCAAAAGCTCAGGAAGGAGCAGGAAGACTTTATTCTTCTCCCGAACATCCGGAGCTTTCCCGATATGCAATAGCAAAAGAAAGTGATTTGAATTTGGAATTTGATTCAGACAGCGAATACCGAGTTAAATCTCTTACCAAAGAACAAATCTCAAGATACGCCGCTTTAATTGAAAAAATAGTTATGGCAGCGGCAAAAGCGGAAGGTATAGGTAAAGATTCCATTATATGTGAAGACTTGGGTACTTTGACATATCCCGTTGAAAAAGTTATGGAGCAGTTTGAGCTTAGCGGTATGAGATTAACCCAGTTCGTTAAGCCTGAGAAACCCGAACATCCCTACAGAGGCATTAATACAGATGCTAACAGCTGGATAATGGTTGGTACTCACGACAATGAACCTGTTTCTATGTGGGCAAAATCAATGATTAACACGGCAGAAGGATACTTGCATGCCAAAAATTTATCGGCGGATTTATGTTTGGATAAAAATTATATAGATTCTTATGCTGTAGAGTTATCCAAGAATGCACAGGAACTCACCAAGGCGAAACTTGTTGAATTATTTACCGCAAATTCTCAAAATATTCAGCTCTTTTTCACTGACTTTTTCGGAATAGAAGATGTTTATAATAAACCCGGAACATCGGGAGAGCAAAATTGGTCGTTAAGGCTGCCTAATAACTTTGAGTGGTTTTATTTTAATCAATTAGCAAAAGGTAAAGCCGCTAATTTAGCTCAAATTCTTATTTATGCGCTTAAGGTCAAAGGGCTTGATGCCGGTAATTATGACTTAGTTAAAAAACTTGAAGAGTATGCTTTTATATGA
- the nusB gene encoding transcription antitermination factor NusB — protein sequence MNARRASRELIIMVLSQIKLEKKDFDIDEILLNSVRTLVSNANDDLKTTTTSLINVKEYIQNLELNADVNKTRPIGVKNIAVQLPMTKDFEEKIDILLDVVEKCYQATEISELALLEEVNEVKSYARGIVELIRDNRQKIDDAISESAIGWDIKRMVAIDLSILRMAACELFFSKDVPVKVIVDEAVEIAKKYSTDESTSFIHGILGKIAEVNKIKK from the coding sequence GTGAACGCAAGAAGAGCTTCAAGAGAACTTATAATTATGGTTCTTTCTCAAATAAAACTTGAAAAGAAAGACTTTGATATAGATGAAATATTATTAAACTCGGTAAGAACACTGGTAAGTAACGCTAACGATGATTTAAAAACGACTACAACAAGTCTTATAAATGTAAAAGAATATATTCAAAACCTTGAATTAAACGCGGACGTAAATAAAACAAGACCAATCGGCGTAAAAAATATCGCCGTACAACTGCCTATGACAAAAGATTTTGAAGAAAAGATAGATATACTTTTAGATGTTGTAGAAAAATGCTATCAGGCAACGGAAATATCCGAGCTGGCGCTTTTGGAGGAAGTAAACGAAGTTAAATCTTACGCAAGAGGAATAGTGGAATTAATAAGGGATAACCGCCAAAAGATTGACGATGCAATAAGTGAATCCGCTATAGGCTGGGACATTAAAAGAATGGTGGCAATAGACCTTTCTATTTTAAGAATGGCTGCTTGCGAACTGTTCTTTTCAAAAGACGTTCCGGTTAAAGTCATTGTAGATGAAGCCGTAGAGATAGCAAAAAAATACTCCACGGATGAAAGCACGTCTTTTATCCACGGAATTTTGGGCAAAATCGCAGAAGTTAACAAAATAAAGAAATAA